A segment of the Cololabis saira isolate AMF1-May2022 chromosome 3, fColSai1.1, whole genome shotgun sequence genome:
gctcacagccggggggacagacgtgtccgcccggtcaagctgctccgtcgAAACTCAAAATACTTCTTTGTgtgaaaaactttcaaatgtcttatcaacttcgttgtgttgaaattctttagtaacattcctcctcggggtatATCCTTAGCatacactttgcaaactgcaaatttgttgtccttttctgaCATCGAAAACTGCTATACCGGCGAGgccggccacgcccccttaggacAGCTTGGTCTGAGATGCAGGAATGCCCGCGCGGGcggtgtttgttgttgtaaacgtcatcagatcggcccgctctgaactattttccgatctccgatcaaaaccgataggggcattattGGCCCGATCCGGATCAGTGGccgatcaatcggtgcatctctagttttgAGCAGGTGTCTGCGATTTCTCCTGTACATTTCTCCTCTTGTGGTTTTGATAATGTATAATCTGGGCTGAATGTGTTTCTCTGGAAAGAGCTGATATGAGACCACTCAGCAATGAGGTGAAGTTGCGAACATGGAAGGTGATTGGGCACATACTGCGGCAGGACCACAACAACGACTGCAACATAGCAATGACTTGGGCACCAGAAGGGAAGAGAAGACAGGGAAGACCAAAGACCACCTGGAGATGTACCGTTGAGAAGGAGAAAAGGGAAGGACGATGGAAATCATGACTACAAGGCACGAAGTGGATAGGTAACAGGAATGTGTTTCTCTACCACAGTGGCTGGTTCCCACTTGTTGCCTTGTCTAACCCGCACATTTTCACCAACTTGGAGGTCAGACAGTGTCCTGGTTCTTTGATCAAAGtattgtttctgtctttgttgtCTATGCACGAGGTGGCTCCTGGCATCTTTATAGAAAGCTGGCTGCAATAATGACTTTGTCACAGGTAACTTTGATTTGAGCCTTCTTCCCATGAGCATCTGAGCAGGTGAGAGTCCAACCCCACTCAGTGGTGTGTTCCGGTATTCAAGCAGTGCTTGGTACGGGTCACCAGCACTGTCCTGTGCTTTTGTCAGCATGTTTTTTATTGTCTGAACTGCTCTCTCAACTTGGCCATTTGACTGTGGGAAAGTGGGACTTGAAGAAGTGTGTTTGAAACCCCACTCAGCACTGAAGTCCACCGTCTCTTGGCTCACCAGATGTCTGCCATTGTCGGAGAACAACTCATCTGGCACACCATGCCTTGCAAATATAGACTTCAGCCCAATGATGATGTGTGTGCTGTGGGTCGATACAGATCCGAACTTTGTTCGGTTTTGTTACAGTCACCATACTATTGACCCATTCTGTAGGCTCTGTCTGTTTGGTTATCACCCCCAAGTTTTCCATTCTATTCAGCTCTGTTTTAATTTTATCTTTTAGTGCGACAGATACTTTCCTGTTTTTGCTTGGTGACTTTATTGACAGGAATTTCAACCTCTTCATGTAGACTTTTTAGCTGACTCCGACTCAACTCACTGGCTCTGCAATTGTCTATTGCTTTATTTAGCGTGAGGTCCGGTTCTCTCAGTACTCTCACTTGGTAATCTGTGATTCCACACACGATTCTATCTCGTATCAGTGAGTCGGTGAGGTGCTCAAACTCGCAgtctttcactttcttttttaaatcagtcacatatgcatcaacagtctctgataTTCATTGCAATCGAATAAAGAACAAGTGCCTCAAATATGTCACATTTTTCCTTGGCTCACAATGTTGGCGGAAAAGTTCTTTCAATGTATCATAGTCATCTACGTCTTCAtcaaagtcaaaagtgttatatACCTTTTAATTGCTTCGTCCCCGGCCACATGTAGGAACGTGGCTCTTTTCACTGCACCAGAATTTTCGTCGATTCCGCTGGCGACAAGAAACAGTTCAAatctctggatccagactctccaACTTTCCGCTAGATTTCCTTCTAGACTTAATGAGGTCGGAGGTTGCATCTGCTCCATTTTGTCTTcctatttttgttttacttcaagtttttactctgacaccatgttatatatgacgcggaagaagccaattctagaacaacaactttattcttcaactgtctcgatgccaacgcagtaacacaagagtagagtcacagtgccgcctaatggtcacacagagtaattcactttttttcaaatatactacatagatgaagaggaagaccgaaagttcaggacaaactttaaacttcacaaatacaaccaaccaatcaacaatgggaagcacttttgacttgttaaaatcccatcttttgtccctttttgtaattccagaactcccacaagaaaatgtttgtaaggtggaggaggacggggttttcagtgaccagcacctggataacctggagaggagctgcagcccgggccAGGacgaaccagggcatccacagactacagaactggaggaagactccagcggtcaggagatgaagcacgaggacgtagaggtggtcaatgtcgctgatgtgaaagttgaaaatggtgaaccaggaccaaactgtggccagctgctgttgcacacttctcctgaagctcaaaacaaagatgaggaagggactgaaagtttacactcagactccagtaaaactgcagatccggagccaatgagacgacatgGTGACCACGAAGACGCTGCTGTCCCATCAGACAGCAACGAGTTCATTGAAAGTAAtattttaatggatcacatgaagatccacactggcgaaaggccgtacctgtgcagcacctgcaacaaaacctttactagatcatcatatcttaaacgccacataaccatgcacacgggcgagaagccctacatctgcaaaacatgtggaaaaagttacacagaacGTTCCAACCtagtgattcactcgaggacccacactggcgaaaggccgtacctgtgcaacacctgcaacaaaacctttactaggtcatcacatcttaaacgccacataaccacgcacacgggcgagaagccctacatctgcaaaacatgtggaaagagttacaAGCAACATTACAActtggtggttcactcgaggacccacaccggtgaaaggcctttcgtgtgcaacacctgcggaaaaacctttactaaatcatcaaatcttaaaagccacataaccatgcacacgggtgagaagccctacatctgcaaaacatgtggaaaaagttacaggctacgtt
Coding sequences within it:
- the LOC133440418 gene encoding zinc finger protein 239-like — protein: MKHEDVEVVNVADVKVENGEPGPNCGQLLLHTSPEAQNKDEEGTESLHSDSSKTADPEPMRRHGDHEDAAVPSDSNEFIESNILMDHMKIHTGERPYLCSTCNKTFTRSSYLKRHITMHTGEKPYICKTCGKSYTERSNLVIHSRTHTGERPYLCNTCNKTFTRSSHLKRHITTHTGEKPYICKTCGKSYKQHYNLVVHSRTHTGERPFVCNTCGKTFTKSSNLKSHITMHTGEKPYICKTCGKSYRLRSHLVIHSRIHTGERPYLCSTCGKTFTESSDLKSHIDTHTAEKLYLCKTCNKGFSRRIDLLSHMKNHPEEKSGDS